In Piliocolobus tephrosceles isolate RC106 chromosome 4, ASM277652v3, whole genome shotgun sequence, the following are encoded in one genomic region:
- the RBM22 gene encoding pre-mRNA-splicing factor RBM22 has translation MATSLGSNTYNRQNWEDADFPILCQTCLGENPYIRMTKEKYGKECKICARPFTVFRWCPGVRMRFKKTEVCQTCSKLKNVCQTCLLDLEYGLPIQVRDAGLSFKDDMPKSDVNKEYYTQNMEREISNSDGTRPVGMLGKATSTSDMLLKLARTTPYYKRNRPHICSFWVKGECKRGEECPYRHEKPTDPDDPLADQNIKDRYYGINDPVADKLLKRASTMPRLDPPEDKTITTLYVGGLGDTITETDLRNHFYQFGEIRTITVVQRQQCAFIQFATRQAAEVAAEKSFNKLIVNGRRLNVKWGRSQAARGKEKEKDGTTDSGIKLEPVPGLPGALPPPPAAEEEASANYFNLPPSGPPAVVNIALPPPPGIAPPPPPGFGPHMFHPMGPPPPFMRAPGPIHYPSQDPQRMGAHAGKHSSP, from the exons ATGGCGACCTCTCTGGGTTCCAACACCTACAACAGGCAGAACTGGGAGGATGCG GACTTCCCCATTCTGTGCCAGACATGTCTTGGAGAAAACCCATATATCCGAATG aCCAAAGAAAAGTATGGGAAGGAATGCAAA ATCTGTGCCAGGCCATTCACAGTGTTTCGCTGGTGCCCTGGAGTCCGCATGCGTTTCAAGAAGACTGAAGTGTGCCAAACCTGCAGTAAATTGAAGAATGTCTGTCAGACCTGCCTCTTAGACCTAGAGTATG GCCTGCCCATCCAGGTTCGTGACGCAGGATTGTCTTTTAAAGATGACATGCCAAAGTCAGATGTCAACAAAGAGTACTATACACAGAATATGGAGAGAGAG ATTTCTAACTCTGATGGAACACGGCCAGTTGGCATGCTGGGGAAAGCCACATCTACCAGTGACATGCTGCTTAAACTGGCCCGGACCACACCCTACTACAAAAGGAATCGACCCCACATTTGCTCCTTCTGGGTGAAAGGAGAGTGTAAGAGAGGAGAGGAATGTCCATACAG ACATGAGAAGCCTACAGATCCAGATGACCCCCTTGCTGATCAGAATATTAAAGATCGATATTACGGAATCAATGATCCTGTAGCTGACAAGCTTCTAAAGCGGGCTTCAACAATGCCTCGGCTGGACCCACCAGAGGATAAAACTATCACCACACTATATGTTGGTGGTCTAGGTGATACCATTACTGAGACAGATTTAAG AAATCATTTCTACCAGTTTGGAGAGATCCGGACGATCACTGTTGTGCAGAGACAGCAGTGTGCTTTCATCCAGTTTGCCACAAGGCAAGCTGCAGAAGTGGCTGCTGAGAAGTCCTTTAATAAGTTGATTGTAAATGGCCGCAGACTGAATGTGAAATGGGGAAG ATCCcaagcagccagaggaaaagaaaaagagaaagacggAACTACAGACTCTGGGATCAAACTAGAACCTGTTCCAGGATTGCCAGGAG ctcttcctcctcctcctgcggCAGAAGAAGAAGCCTCTGCCAACTACTTCAACTTGCCCCCAAGTGGTCCTCCAGCTGTGGTGAACATTGCTCTGCCACCGCCCCCTGGTATtgctccacctcctcccccag GTTTTGGGCCACACATGTTTCACCCAATGGGACCACCCCCTCCTTTCATGAGGGCTCCAGGACCAATCCACTATCCTTCTCAGGACCCTCAGAGGATGGGAGCTCACGCTGGGAAACACAGCAGCCCCTAG